In Dyadobacter sp. NIV53, a single window of DNA contains:
- the ilvC gene encoding ketol-acid reductoisomerase → MAKLNFGGVEEEVVTREEFPLEKAREVLSTETIAVIGYGVQGPGQSLNMRDNGFNVIVGQRKGGKSWDKAIADGWVPGETLFELEEALAKGTIICYLLSDAAQIELWPTVKANLTAGKSLYFSHGFGITYKDQTGIVPPADVDVYLVAPKGSGTSLRRLFVEGKGLNSSFAVFQDATGKAREKCIAMGIGVGSGYLFETDFYREVTSDLTGERGTLMGAIQGIFAAQYEVLRSNGHSPSEAFNETVEELTQSLMPLVAENGMDWMYANCSTTAQRGALDWWKPFRDATKPVFEQLYNSVKSGEQAKISITRNSQPDYRVKLEVELAELRESEMWQAGSTVRGLRPENS, encoded by the coding sequence ATGGCAAAATTAAATTTCGGCGGGGTCGAAGAAGAAGTAGTTACCCGTGAAGAATTCCCTCTTGAAAAAGCACGTGAAGTACTTTCTACTGAAACTATCGCTGTAATAGGTTACGGCGTACAAGGCCCTGGCCAAAGCTTAAACATGCGTGATAACGGTTTTAATGTAATCGTTGGTCAGCGTAAAGGTGGTAAATCATGGGACAAAGCCATTGCTGATGGATGGGTTCCCGGCGAAACACTTTTTGAACTTGAAGAAGCATTGGCAAAAGGAACAATCATTTGTTACCTTCTTTCTGACGCAGCTCAAATTGAACTTTGGCCTACTGTTAAAGCTAACCTGACTGCCGGAAAATCGCTGTATTTCTCACACGGTTTCGGTATCACATATAAAGATCAGACTGGTATCGTTCCTCCTGCTGACGTGGATGTATATCTTGTGGCTCCAAAAGGATCAGGAACTTCACTTCGTCGTTTGTTTGTAGAAGGAAAAGGCTTGAACTCATCTTTTGCTGTATTCCAGGATGCAACTGGCAAAGCACGCGAAAAATGTATCGCAATGGGTATTGGTGTTGGTTCAGGATATTTGTTCGAAACTGATTTTTACCGTGAAGTAACATCTGACCTTACAGGGGAACGTGGAACTTTGATGGGCGCTATCCAGGGTATATTCGCAGCACAATACGAAGTGTTACGTTCAAATGGCCACTCTCCATCAGAAGCTTTCAATGAAACAGTTGAAGAACTGACTCAGTCATTGATGCCATTGGTTGCTGAAAACGGAATGGACTGGATGTACGCAAACTGCTCTACAACAGCACAACGTGGTGCATTGGATTGGTGGAAACCATTCCGTGATGCTACAAAACCTGTTTTTGAACAACTTTACAATTCTGTAAAAAGCGGCGAACAAGCGAAAATTTCAATCACTCGTAACTCACAACCTGACTACCGTGTGAAACTGGAAGTTGAACTAGCCGAACTTCGTGAATCAGAAATGTGGCAGGCAGGTTCGACTGTACGTGGATTACGTCCTGAGAACAGCTAG
- the ilvN gene encoding acetolactate synthase small subunit, producing MTTYTICVFTENTIGILNKITTILTRRRINIDSLTVSETERKGISRFTIVIHHESREAVEKLVRQIRKVIEVLAVFGYLNEDIAYNEIAMFKISTPIGAKPLDIETINKVYKAWVVYWHLTYVIIQKTGTEEEIFEFFDYIKPHEILEFVRSGRVAVSKSPQTLVDYLPEAEWEYYQ from the coding sequence ATGACAACATACACCATTTGTGTCTTTACAGAAAATACGATTGGTATTCTGAATAAGATTACAACCATTCTGACGCGTCGTCGTATCAATATCGATAGTCTTACGGTTTCGGAAACAGAACGTAAGGGTATTTCCCGGTTTACAATCGTCATTCATCATGAATCGCGCGAAGCGGTAGAAAAACTGGTGCGCCAGATACGGAAGGTAATTGAAGTGCTGGCCGTATTTGGTTATCTGAATGAAGACATTGCTTACAATGAAATAGCAATGTTTAAGATTTCTACGCCGATCGGAGCCAAACCGCTTGATATTGAAACTATCAATAAAGTTTATAAAGCCTGGGTTGTTTACTGGCATCTAACTTATGTTATTATCCAGAAAACAGGTACTGAGGAAGAAATTTTCGAATTTTTCGATTATATCAAACCGCATGAAATCCTTGAATTTGTACGCTCGGGGCGTGTTGCAGTAAGCAAATCACCTCAAACACTAGTAGATTACCTTCCGGAAGCGGAATGGGAATATTACCAGTAA